In a single window of the Microscilla marina ATCC 23134 genome:
- a CDS encoding tetratricopeptide repeat protein, translating to MSNDVIFEDEQGNRITREDLAYVTKGHVDFALIGREQIPFEAIELHQKARQEGQQYGNYDKAIELLKKTCLMADHWPYPVYDLAFTYLLQKNYEQALQYYRLTDELEPRGFFTAKTAIYALEGELDGRFPPGLYLTYLKIEWTDNEQEKLEIASSIAQKCPDFAPAWKELATLHDDSTQRMKAIAAGLAQNPDAETEGNLLINKALVLDKEGKTEEAIGILGNLIMNNNVTLANDAMSKFVLNQIINRS from the coding sequence ATGAGTAATGATGTTATTTTTGAGGACGAACAAGGAAATCGTATTACACGCGAAGACCTGGCTTATGTAACCAAAGGACACGTTGACTTTGCGTTGATAGGGCGCGAACAAATTCCTTTTGAGGCCATTGAGCTTCATCAAAAAGCCCGGCAAGAAGGGCAACAATACGGAAACTATGACAAAGCAATTGAACTTTTGAAAAAGACTTGCCTAATGGCAGACCATTGGCCTTACCCAGTGTATGACCTTGCTTTTACTTATTTGCTGCAAAAAAACTACGAACAAGCGCTTCAATATTACCGATTGACCGACGAACTGGAACCTCGTGGCTTTTTTACTGCCAAAACAGCTATTTATGCCCTGGAAGGCGAACTTGATGGACGATTTCCGCCTGGTTTGTACCTTACTTACCTTAAAATAGAATGGACAGACAACGAACAGGAAAAATTAGAGATTGCTTCCTCTATAGCCCAAAAATGCCCCGACTTTGCCCCTGCCTGGAAAGAGCTTGCTACCCTGCACGATGACAGTACCCAAAGAATGAAGGCAATTGCTGCTGGCCTTGCCCAAAATCCAGATGCAGAAACAGAGGGTAATTTGCTGATTAACAAAGCGTTGGTACTTGACAAAGAGGGTAAAACTGAAGAAGCTATTGGTATTTTGGGTAATTTGATTATGAATAACAATGTAACACTGGCAAATGACGCCATGAGTAAGTTTGTGCTCAACCAAATTATCAACCGGAGTTAA